DNA sequence from the Halichoerus grypus chromosome 8, mHalGry1.hap1.1, whole genome shotgun sequence genome:
ctttctagctCTGAGGTGGCAGCAATCGAATCAGACAACCTGTGATTATTTTCCTGGAGCGTTTTAATTGTTGCATCTCTTTCCTGCAGTGACTTTCTCAGCTCTTCTAGCTCCTGCGCGGAAGACTCCCTCGATGTATCGGGCTTAACTGTCCCAAGAGACTCTGCTGGCTGGGAAGGAGGCGATGATCCGGAGGAGAGCTGAGGTGAAATAATATCAAGTTTTCCTAAAAGAAGATCTTTGGTACTGCACAGCTGCCCTATGCTGTGCTGAACCTGTGCTAGCTCCTGCCCAAAATTTTTGAGTTTGGTTTCATTCTGCTCATAACTTTGGATCAGGCCAGTGTAGTCCACTTGTAATTTAGAATTATTATCACTGTCAACCAAAACTTGTGCCTGAAGCTGATGGAGTTCCTCCTGAAGCTGGGCAGACTCGTGCTGCATATTCTGGACCGTGGTCATCACCTGCTGTTTCCACTCTTCCATCTTCTTcacttgttgttttaatttgtcgCGTTCCTGTAGAAGCTCCTCAAACTGATTGCTGTTAACACCTCCAACCTCATTCCCAGTGCTGGATGTTTGTAAAACCGTCAGTAAGGTCTGGCATTTCTGACTTAATGCATCTATCTCAATGTCTTTTTCTCGAATGATACGTGATAAATTCTGAACAGTTTCTCTAAACATTTCTTGGCCACCACCTTCAGATCTAGTggacaattttttattttcatcttgcaGCTTCACGAGAGCTGCCTCTTTGGCAGCAACGACATCCATCATTTTGTGGTATTCCGTTTTCAGGTGGCTATTTTCCCTAGTCTTCTCACTCAAAACAGCTAATACCTGTTCTCTCTCCATAGCGTAGGCCTGCAGCTGCTGCTGAAGGTAGACAACATCCTGGGTGTAGGAAGCCGAAGAAATTCTAGCGTGAAGAGCTTGTATCTCCAAGTCTTTCTGCTGGATGATCTGAGTGAGTTTACCAACCTCATCTTTGGACAGCTGATCAATCTGTTTCGTTAAAgatatattcttttcatttagaaGTTTAATCTCCAATTCTcgttcttttattccttttactaATCTCTCAGTTTCGGCTTTAGATAAATCATGCTTTTCACTACCATTTTCTATGTTAAGGCTCTGTACTTTCGTTTCTTGAAAGATCTCACAATTCTCCGTTTGAACGCCCTGTCTTTCTTCACGCAACTGGGTTTTGATTTGTTCAACTGTTTTTTGCAAATTCTTAATCTCCTCATCTTTCTCTAAGAAGAGTTGGGTGTGGGTGACATTCATCTGCTCATGCTGGCACTTAAATTCATCCATTTCCTTCTTCTGTTCCTGTAGAGACTGAAGCAGCTGCATTTTACTCTGGTTTTGATCTTCAATAATCTTCTGATGATGTTTTATCTCCTCCTCAAGATTCCCCTTTATAATATTCAGTTGCAACACCTCAGACTCTAGCTCAGTAACACTGTCAAGGGGTTTGGGCTCCACCACAGGTGCAGCTCGACTCTGCTGCTCCCGGAGCCGCTCCAGTTCTTCTTTTAgatgattgttttcttctttcatggaCCCAAGACTTCTGTCTTTTTCCTCCATGGTTTgcttcaaaatttcattttttcttaaggCCTCAGTATATTTATCTAATTCCTCCTGAAGCTCTGAACTTCTTTCTTTaagtttttcaataaaaatttccttCTCACTTATAAGTTGTGTTAAGTGCTTCTGCTCTTCTAAACTAGATGACAAAATTTCCTTGGTTTCTTGATGATGAGTATCCATTTGTTCAATGTTCTTTTTGAGTTCTGCTATTTCAAAGTCTTTCTCTTGACTGAGTTTCATTAAATGCTGCTGTTCCAGCTGTAAAGCAGAGGTGCTCAAATCATGTGCCTTTGACAGTTCTATAATCGTCTGCTCGTGCTTACTGGCTTCTTCCAACAGCCTCTGTTCAGCCCAACTCAATTCTGCTTctaactgtcctttttccatttttacagcCTCCACAAGAGTGTTTCTTTCCAGAGAAATCTGATTGCTACCAGCAATGGATTCTTCCAACTGATGTCTTACATCCTCACATGCTAAAACCAACTTTTCATTCTCCATTTTGAGATCAAAAGCAACTTTGTTTAAATTGTCATTgagcttttctatttctgaaagattttgctttaaatttctgACTTCGGCTTCCCTTTCTTTAAGTAAGTCATCCTTAAAATCACTGCCAGAGTCGCGATTTAGAGACTGAGTTAACTCATCCCTGACTCTAGAAAGCTCTTCCTCATTTTGTTTAATATGTTCCTTAAGTCCACAGTTCTCCTTCTGCATGTTTAAATTACTTTCTTGTGATTTATTTAGCTGATCTACTAAATCTTCTACTTTCTCCTCAAGCTTCTGCTTGGCTAAATGCAAATCATTTAGGACAAGTTCACTTTGAACTAACTTCTCTTTCTGCACATCTAGCTCTTTAGTCATGTTCATTTTATCATCTTCAAGTTGATGGACTCTCCTGTTCTCATCATTTAGATCTTTTCTCAGTTTACTAATGATGCTGTCTCcctcattttgttgttttgatagCTGATCTTTTATCAGAATcatgtgctgaaagaaaaataatttgtatggtAACTTTAAGACACTCTCTCATTTTAGTACCTAacaaaaattttgtaaaatgtcataAATAATAGAAGAATAATCCTCAGATACATCTAATCCTTCTTAaaacaatacttttttaaaaaaccccaatatttaggagcacctgggtggcgcagttggttaagcctccgactcttgggtttcggctcaggtcatgatctcagggtcgtggcatcgagccccacgtcaggctccacactcaatgtggagtcggcttgagactctccctccctctgtcccttgtcctgctcatgtgcacacccacacactctaataaataaatcttttttttaaatcccatcaTTTAATCCCAACAAAATTACTAACATCTTACAGCAAATCAATTTCATTAGAGACTAGAACTTAAAGCCAGAGAAGGTACATGACGTATGTTGCTCATTTCCAACTCTTCAACACTGGGGTAGGAGTCATACAGCCCGTGAGCCAAACCCGGccagccacctgtttttgtaGATCAAGTCTTACTAGGCTACAGCCACGCTCATTGTTTACATGTCACAAGAGCGGAGCTGAGTACAACTGAGACAACTATATGGCCTGCAGAGCCaaagaatatttactatctagggcgcctgggtggctcagttggttaagcgactgccttcggctcaggtcatgatcctggagtcccgggatcgagtcccgcatcgggctccctgctcggcagggagtctgcttcttcctctgaccctcacccctcttatgtgctctctctcattctctctctctcaaataaataaataaaatctttaaaaaaaaaaaaaaaaagaatatttactatctaaccctttacagaaaaagtttgtcaacctGTATGATTAGATTATCAATGAagcaaaatattaattaaatcacATGTTTAAATCACACCCATCACTTTCACTTGTTACTCCAGTGTTCAGTGTACTGAGAAGAGCTCTGGTTTTCACATCGTGTTACCTTTGTAGCTTCTTGGTTCTGTCTGTCCAATTCCTCTAACTCAGCTACAAGTATTTCCTTCTCAGTGAGACTCTGATTAAGTTCCTGCTCCTTTGCCTCCAAAGTCAGTCTTAAGTCGTGTAATGTTGAATTCAAATCCATATCTCTCGCAGCTGTACTTTTAATTACTTCATACTCACTGTTCAATTTTAAAAGTGATAGCTGAAGCTCttccttaaataataaaaagggggaaaaacaacATATACTGTCAACTGAAAGAAGacactgaaagattttaaaaaaaagaattgcatatatatatatttgtttatatatatatataaacaaaacttGGGAATCTATTCTCAGATGCCTGTGTCGGAAACATCACTGAATAAGACTTCCGCAACGATACATAACATTCGACAATtcggggcgctggggtggctcagtcgttaagcgtctgccttcggctcaggtcgtgatcctagagtcctgggatcgagccccacgtcgggctccctgctcggcgggaagcctgcttctccctcacccactccccctgcttgtgttccctctctcgctctctctctctctgtcaaataaataaataaaatctttaaaataaataataaataaaaattcaacaaatcaCAGCCTTCACTCATGTGCAATTTTATGTGTAGCTTCaagaaaaacatttctgtaaCACCAAGACAAGATGGAATGACTGTTAAAGTTCATTCAGCTCCAGCTTCTTTATACAAAAACTTTCCCATTTGGGAGCCTTCCTGATCCCACTCCCACCACTGCTTCCCTTCTGTCTGCTGCTTCTCTTGCCCCACACACACTCTTCAAAATGTTCTGAGTCTCCCAGCTCTCTGCACTTCCATTCCCTAATGTCCAGTCACCAACAACCATAAACTAAATAAACATCTATAAAAATCAACATTCATTCactaattagaaaacaaaaggcttcttttccttcattaaaGGAATTTCCCTTATTACTGGCTCCTGTCAGCACATGAAACTTTTCTTTGACCCAAGAAAGtaggctccttccttcctttgccaaCCAACCTGAGCAGAGACTAGGTTCCCCTTCCTCAACTCTTAACAGTCTTAAAGATCTAGCTatctatatatgatttttaaactatattttatgtTCTGTTCTACTGGTATTTAATGCTTTTCCTCCAAACTCCAGAAGTGGGACAGTTCTCTATGCTCCAACACTGTTTCAACCTGATTGTGATGTTTGTGATACAACAAGAGTTTAAAGCCTTCTTTCACCGATAGAGAAATATCAAACTTCCATGGAATCTACTTTAAAGCAAATTAAGAATCTTAAATTTCTACAAATAAAGAGACTATACATACCTCACAAACAGACCAGTGAAAACTAGAACATCTGCCTCACGGTTCTCCTTTTAATTCCAATTCAAAAGTTTATTCTGAACTACAGTTGATGAAAACAGCATTCTCTTATGCCTTTCTAAAGTTATATGTGCGAAGGGAcatggttggggggatggggtaactgggtgatgggcattaaggagggcacgtgatgtgacaggcactgggtgttacatgcaactgatgaattactgaaccctacatctgaaactaacgacgtactatgttggctaattgaatttaaattaaaaaaaatagttatatgtTCAATCAGGAGAATCACAAGTTTTTTCTCAGGTAGATGTTAAGAACATGCACGGCCTTGCAGGTACGTTTGGCATTCTTAAGCAGTGAGCAGACCCGTATCAGAGAAAATTAAAGGACAAGTTATGAAAGATTACTTAACATCAAAGAAAGGAGCAACAGCTATCAGGCCTGGCTACAGAATCCAAAAATATCACGGCAAAGTTACAGATCTATCAGATATGCGCAGAGATCTGCAAACTACGAAGTACACCTAGGAGAGTTCTATAGAGAAAGGAGCAGAATGCAAAGGGAGcagaaaagagcagagaaaatatagataatataagaattaaaaagtGTAGGAGACACTGGCTTTTAGTAGATAGAAAGGGTGGGGGCAAGGATCCCACAATGCATACAACAGTGCATAAAACTAAGAAATTTCCATGCTGATAACATCCCTTTGAGAAACACTGCGTATATGCTAATGTGGAAGGATGCTGAAAATATGTTAAGGTATACATGAATAGTATGTATAGTATGCtaacagttgtattttttttaaagctatttataTAATCATACATACATAAGTGTAGTCTGGAAGGATGGACATACAAGAAACCGGTAAGAAAGACTGCCTTCagaggcacctgtgtggctcagtcggttaagcgtctgccttcagctcatgtcatgattgggatcgagacctgcatcaggctccctgctcagcagggagtctgcctgtccctctacccttccccctgcttgtgtgttctcttgctcactctcgctctctcccctttcaaagaagtaaataaaatcttaaaaaaaaaatttaaaaaaagattgtctttGGAAAAGAGGCCAACCAAAAGAGGTGCAAAGGATACTCCATTTGTACCATCTAAAGGTTTTCCATATGAATTACTGAATTTGTACATCagtgaatatgtattattttttaaaaattaattttttcaattgAGTTAAGACACGGGCATATAACTTCATAATACCAGCTTAGAACTATCCTGCATTTAAGCACCTGTCTTAGCCAGGGAATTATCCCCGAGtactataaacataaaaatacctTTCCCCATCCCCAACACTGCATTACATTCCAACCCTGCTACCAATATACACAAAGATTCTATCTCTACCACTGAGAACGTATCCCTCTTCATCCCTCACCACTAAGAAATTCCACCACACTAGATACGTTCCAGGACATTCGAGCAGTTAGTAGATTCTGTAGGATGCCACTACGGCCACTCCAGACTCTAGAACCACCTGTGTATGTTGCTGCTGTCCGGACTTCATCGGAAACCAAAACAGAGTCTTTACCTATCTTTTTTGCTCCTACTGTATGCCTACTGGCTGTCTTATCTGTAAATGTGAACTCTGGCCAGCCTCTCATACTTTGAACTTTGCCCAAATACCTCATCCTGGTCTGACAAGCATCAATGACACCAGTTTTATCCTCAGGACTCTCAAGACCTAAACATTCCATTCTGATATAAACTGGCCCTTGGCTGTGACCTGTAATACACACATTTTAATTCTGCCCCCATTTTTACTGTACCTACCTTTTCTTGACTCAATAAGGACTTCTGTTTTTCTAAAGTTTCAACATGCATTTTAAGTTTCAAATTGTCTTCAACGAGACTGTTAtcctaaaaaatgttaaaacagtattttttcagataaatttcAAGTTTACAAAAAAGTAGGCGAGCTGTACTATTGTGCATTTGTACTCAGCATTATTCTTCTAgtgatacataaaaattataggCATGCAACACTGGACCATCTAAAGCCAGtcactcattttataaatattcttagaattttattatatttcaaaaaatatataaatacatttacaaaataGCCTGTAATCATTAGTAATAGAAGCAACTCTGAATTCCTTCAGAGAAATCAAAATGCATTCCTCACTGTGGTGGAAAATCTGCTTCCACTGTCTATAAACATAATGTCTGTCAAATTAATCTTGAAAGTGATatacttgcatttttaaattatgtaacttttaaaattatgtcaatTTATGATTCAAAAAGTTTGTTATTAATCAGCAAACATAAAATTACTAAGATGCAAGTTCCTAGGATAAGTTCATGtgaatttgtaaaaaacacaaaacaagcaattacaataatcaaaatattttttcttgataaatcaaagccaaaagctttttctctttaaaattagtTTACCTGGTTCAAATTACTCAGtctcaaaatttcattttcagcaTCTGTAAAAACAACAATGAATCTGACATTAAAATTCTTCAACTTAATAATTACCTCCTATATTGAACTCAGGAAAAAAActcaaagtaaaatttatttagagGCACAATCAGCAAGCCCAAATGGTTCGTAGTgaaatgcatttttgttgttttatatttctatttgactgtatcaaagaaatcaaaatataaatgcCAGTTAGACGCTCCATTAAATGCAGTCCTATGGAACCATAGAAGAATTATAATTGTATTGCGGATGAGTTATAAGTTATTGCCTTGATAAAAACATTAATAACAATGTTTCAAAATGAGTTGATTAGTTTGTGTAGCAGGAAACAGTAAAGGGACTGAGATTGGGGGGAAATGGTTAAAgacaaaaatgtatatttataccacaacGATAAAATAATCTCTCAACTCTCTAAAATGACTTAGACATGACAACAGATAAAAAGACCATTCAAGCTGGTATTACAGATAGATCCATATACAGAAGTGGTTCTaggacaaataaacaaataaataaaatctttaaaaaagaaagaaagaaagaaaagaaacggCTATAGATAACCAGGCAAAAGAAATTATGACTGGCTGAAGTTTTTCAGTGGCAATGGAAgtgggaaaaagaggaagaaggactAAGGcagcaaatttgtttttaaagcaaataaaccggggcgcttgggtggctcagtcattaagggtctgtcttcagctcaggtcatgatcccagggtcctgggatcgagccccgcatcaggctccctgctctgcgggaagcctgcttctccctctcccactccccctgcttgtgttccctctctcgctgtgtctctctctgtcaaataaataaaaccttaaaaaaaaaaaaaaaaaaaagaaaaagaaaagaaagcaaataaaccCATATGAGTCATCCAATatgctaaataaatggaaaaatgtattttgaaaggaGCAGAGCTACTTGGAAGTCAAATGAGAGAGAAATCTAGAACCCTAGTGAATGGCCTTCTCTTTGCCTTCATGGCAGCTCCCAGGACTGAGGCCCTTCTAAGAAACCCTAGAGCTCCTCTGGGGTACAATCCTGAAATATTACTGAACCAGAGAAGCTAAGGAAATAGAACTTACAGGACATGCTAGGTGATGACTTCAAATTTTCTGGTAAATCACCAAggtaaggagaggaagaggaggaggaggacatggTGACTTTGAACCTAACTCTAATTGGAGTTTATAGAGTTGGCCATCCAGGTCAGGAGCTCACGATAAACAACTagccaaggggtggggggaacacaGCACACAAGGGCTAGAAACCTCCAGAGCAGCAATGAAACAGTTCATAAAGTGAGAGTTTATATTGTGAGAAgacaaaagtacaaaataaaatacatcttcaCAGCTAAGAGCTCCCATTACGTGTTCCTGGCATGAATGAACACCAGTGTTTGGCCTATTTCATTTAATAACTTACTTTTTCTAACACACAACACAGGTAACTAAGTATCATCTTGAGCATGGAAAATGGTGAAGGACCTATGGCTCTTATCACTCTCATGTCTGCTTAGATACAGGatatcatttcaaaatgaaatacagaattttgaaaaaggaaggCTGCATTCCCTCATCGGAGGGTCTGGAACCTAGAGTTTCAGAAAGTATCTGGTTCTATGCATAACAGAAATAGGCCCATACCTCCTCCCAATAAATAACTATATATACATTTCTCAGAAATCTACATGGCCTCCTACATCAATGAGTTCCATGTAACTACTTAAAGGATGAGAAAGGGAGGCTGAGAGACATCCAGCCAACAATGAAGACTTTTTAGTAGAAAATTCCTATTTGTGATCCATCAATTATGGCACTGAATCCAAAACCAAACAATTCTATTCCACTTCTACAGTCAATTACATGAATACTCCACTTTCATAAAGTACTCAGTCTGTCTCTAAAAACTAATATGCAATAAAACACCAGTCATAGGTGAGTTCCAAACCTTTTACACCAGACAGTGCTCGCTGCAGTTTGAGCGCTCCCTCTCCCACCGATGTACTCTGTGGAaggatttgttctttttctatcacAGTATCACTTTGCTTCACAGCCTCAGGCTGCAATTTCCTACATTCCAGTTTCCAGCTTTCACATTCTTCTGTTATTTGTCTGTTTTCAACATTTAGGCGTTCTTGTTCCTTCCTCAAAATCTCCCTGTCATTTTCTGcagaagataattttttatttatgtcttttattttatcctcaagttcttcaattctttttatagacgctactttttcattttgtagatcCTGTATAGTTTTTTGCATCTCATGGATTTTCGAGTGATCAGTTATTACAATTCCTGAGCCACCTAGaacataaacagaaaatcaaggacAGCCAATGTCAACTACCAAGAGATAAGTAGCTTGCTATATACGACCAAGAGATTTAACAGACTTGAGAACTTGAAAAATCTTCAAAAGTTAagacaacaatgagatatcattacaCTCcaattaaaatggccaaaattcagaacactcacaccaccaaatgctggtgagcaTGTGGAGCAATAAGAACTCGCATTCATTGCTGGCGAAATGCAAAATAGAGCCACTTTTGGAAGATAGTTCAGCAGTTTTACACCCTTAACATATGATCAGCAATTGCACTCCCcagtatttactcaaaggaattGAAACCTCTTATCCACATGAAAACCTGAACaatgatatttatagcagcttcattcataactgccaaaacttggaagcaaagatgtccttcagtaggtgaacggataaactgtggtacatccaggcaatggaatactattcggCATTAAAAAGAACTAAggtatcaagccatgaaaaaacatggaggaaactcAAATGCACATTACTAGGTGaaagaaatcaatctgaaaaggctacatactgtatgattccaactatgtgacgttctggaaaaggcaaaacaatagagacagtaaaaagactgtgggggagggtgggtgggaggtgagTAGGCAGAGCATAAAGGATTTTTAGAACACTGAAACTACTCTGTATATTATAATGATGAATATATATCATATGTCTGTCCAACCcagagaatgtacaacaccaagagtgaactctaaggtAAACTACACACTTTGAGGGATCATGAtctgtcaatgtaggttcatcttTGGTAAAAAATATACCATTCTGATAAGTAATAGTGATAGTGGGGGTGGCTATGCATGTGTACGGGtaggggaaatctctgtacttccttctcaattttgttatgaaaagaaagtcttttaaaaagttaagttaccaaaataaagcatttttattttagattttttttaagtaatctctatcctcaatgtgggactaaactcatgatcccaagattaagagttacacactccactgactaagccagccaggcacacccataataaagcatttttaaataaatagttgaggaaaaatattatttgaatcaACTACTAAAACACCTATGTATATGAGtttgaaagaaagtgaaaatatttctaatcatTTATTACCAAAGTATCATCACCAAACAATgcaaaaaaatctatatattgtAACTATTTGCCACAAAGGCAAAAGGACCTTACCATTTCTGCATAATCTTGCAACAGTGAGGCCATCGCAAATCTCAGGCAGATGAAAAAACtagtcattcactcattctttagAACGTAGTCCAAGTTTACATCAGTGTGTTGGTCTTACAGTACTAGGCTTGTCATTTAATTGTCATCTAATCCATTAAGTTAATAAAACGAacaaccttggggcgcctggggggctcagtgcgttaagcggctgcctttggctcaagtcatgatctcagggtcctgggatcgagccccgagctgggctctctgcccagtggggagcctgcttctccctctgcccttcctccccttgTGTTCtttcgttctctcaaataaataaataaaatcttaaaaaaacaaaaactaacaacCTTGTTGTAACAAGTTCTCCAGTTCTTCAATTCGTTCTTCATAGTCACTTAATTCTTCTCGATGACGACGACTTATTTCTGTCAATTTCTGCTGGTATGCATTTTGTAAAACTGACATTTCATGTTGATGGTCATCGATTTCCTGACTTCGAGTCTGTTTgagttccttaaaaaataaaaacaaggttaACTACATTTATAATCAATGACATACCTAGCCATTTCATTGTTGTGCAAAAGcctgtattaaaaataattctctgaaCATGCTAAGGCTGTAAAGAATTTAAACACAGGCCCCAAATCTGGACAAATCTGAAAAATTCTACTCTTTCCTTTCTTGGGTCTTAAGAACAGTTTTTCTACTTTAATGAGAGAAtaccagcaagaaaaaaaatgaaacaaaagatgaGTAAAAATATCTTGGCTACCCAAGTTAAGACCACCAGTCTCTCTCCTAAGGAATCTGGATCTTGAGCTTAGTCCTTCAAAAAAGGAAATTGTTAGGACCACAAGCAATGTGATAGCTGCACCCAGAAAAGTCTGTCCACTGTGTCCCACTATCTAGATCCCTGATCCTATTTCCATTCCTGTCCTGCCCAAGACCAGAATGCTCAATTCTTCTTTTAATCCTGGGGACAGACTACCCTGGGTCCTTCCAGTAAATCCTCTTTTGCTTTACTTAGCCAGAGGTGGTTTTTGTTGCTTATAACCAAGAATCCTAATCAATAAATTAGCTTCTAT
Encoded proteins:
- the TRIP11 gene encoding thyroid receptor-interacting protein 11 isoform X2, producing the protein MSSWLGGLGSGLGQSLGQVGGSLASLTDQISNFTKDMLMEGTEEVEELPNSRRKEIEAIHTILRSENERLKKLCTDLEEKHEASELQIKQQSTSYRNQLQQKEVEISHLKARQIALQDQLLKLQSAAQSTHSGAGGVPAAPASSPFGYRVSHQASAFHDDDMDFGDIISSQQEINRLSNEVSRLESEVGHWRHIAQTSKAQGSNNSDQSEICKLQSIIKELKQTRSQEIDDHQHEMSVLQNAYQQKLTEISRRHREELSDYEERIEELENLLQQGGSGIVITDHSKIHEMQKTIQDLQNEKVASIKRIEELEDKIKDINKKLSSAENDREILRKEQERLNVENRQITEECESWKLECRKLQPEAVKQSDTVIEKEQILPQSTSVGEGALKLQRALSGVKDAENEILRLSNLNQDNSLVEDNLKLKMHVETLEKQKSLLSQEKEELQLSLLKLNSEYEVIKSTAARDMDLNSTLHDLRLTLEAKEQELNQSLTEKEILVAELEELDRQNQEATKHMILIKDQLSKQQNEGDSIISKLRKDLNDENRRVHQLEDDKMNMTKELDVQKEKLVQSELVLNDLHLAKQKLEEKVEDLVDQLNKSQESNLNMQKENCGLKEHIKQNEEELSRVRDELTQSLNRDSGSDFKDDLLKEREAEVRNLKQNLSEIEKLNDNLNKVAFDLKMENEKLVLACEDVRHQLEESIAGSNQISLERNTLVEAVKMEKGQLEAELSWAEQRLLEEASKHEQTIIELSKAHDLSTSALQLEQQHLMKLSQEKDFEIAELKKNIEQMDTHHQETKEILSSSLEEQKHLTQLISEKEIFIEKLKERSSELQEELDKYTEALRKNEILKQTMEEKDRSLGSMKEENNHLKEELERLREQQSRAAPVVEPKPLDSVTELESEVLQLNIIKGNLEEEIKHHQKIIEDQNQSKMQLLQSLQEQKKEMDEFKCQHEQMNVTHTQLFLEKDEEIKNLQKTVEQIKTQLREERQGVQTENCEIFQETKVQSLNIENGSEKHDLSKAETERLVKGIKERELEIKLLNEKNISLTKQIDQLSKDEVGKLTQIIQQKDLEIQALHARISSASYTQDVVYLQQQLQAYAMEREQVLAVLSEKTRENSHLKTEYHKMMDVVAAKEAALVKLQDENKKLSTRSEGGGQEMFRETVQNLSRIIREKDIEIDALSQKCQTLLTVLQTSSTGNEVGGVNSNQFEELLQERDKLKQQVKKMEEWKQQVMTTVQNMQHESAQLQEELHQLQAQVLVDSDNNSKLQVDYTGLIQSYEQNETKLKNFGQELAQVQHSIGQLCSTKDLLLGKLDIISPQLSSGSSPPSQPAESLGTVKPDTSRESSAQELEELRKSLQERDATIKTLQENNHRLSDSIAATSELERKEQEQTDSEIKQLKEKQDVLQKSLKEKDLLIKAKSDQVLSLNENFTNKVNENELLRQAVTNLKERILILEMDICKLKEENEKIVQTTREKETEYQALQETNTKFSMMLREKEFECHSMKEKALAFEQLLKEKEQGKTGELNQLLNAVKSMQEKTVKFQQERDQVMLALKQKQMENSALQNEVQHLRDKELRLNQELERLRNHLLESEDSYTREALAAEDREAKLRKKVTVLEEKLVSSSNAMENASHQASLQVESLQEQLNVVSKQRDETTLQLSVSREQVKQYALSLSNLQMVLEHFQQEEKAMYSAELEKHKQLVAEWKKKAENLEGKLISLQERFDEANAALDSASRLTEQLDLKEEQIEELKKQNELRQEMLDDVQKKLMNLVNSTEGKVDKILMRNLFIGHFHTPKHQRHEVLRLMGSILGIKREEMEQLLHGDQGGVTRWMTGWLGGGSKSVPNTPLRPNQQSVLNSSFSELFVKFLETESHPSVPPPKLSVHDMKPLDSPGRRKVVTNVPESFKDTTESRSGRRTDVNPFLAPRSAAVPLINPAGLGPGGPGHLLLKPISGVLPTFTPLPVSPDHSAGVVLKDLLKQ